From the genome of Egibacteraceae bacterium, one region includes:
- a CDS encoding phasin family protein: MEKDWQKKYWGMASGLVEATQKRAEPVVRAMVKQGEIAAEKAEKAVDELLKASQSNRKALSALVRSETERAVERLGLVRRSDLRHLERKIEKLERQVASSPGGAKKSTPKKAAKRSSAAKRSAGKKTAKKSAGKKSAASTGSAKKSTPPSDAGER, from the coding sequence GTGGAGAAGGACTGGCAGAAGAAGTACTGGGGCATGGCGAGCGGTCTGGTCGAAGCAACCCAGAAGCGTGCCGAGCCAGTCGTGCGCGCCATGGTGAAGCAGGGCGAGATCGCCGCGGAGAAGGCCGAGAAGGCCGTCGACGAGCTGCTGAAGGCGTCGCAGTCCAACCGCAAGGCCCTGAGCGCGTTGGTGCGGTCGGAGACGGAACGGGCCGTGGAGCGGCTGGGCCTGGTGCGCCGGAGCGACCTCCGGCACTTGGAGCGCAAGATCGAGAAGCTCGAACGGCAGGTCGCCTCCTCGCCGGGGGGTGCCAAGAAGTCGACGCCGAAGAAGGCGGCCAAGAGGTCCTCGGCGGCGAAGCGCTCGGCTGGCAAGAAGACGGCGAAGAAGTCCGCGGGCAAGAAGTCTGCTGCGTCCACGGGCTCGGCCAAGAAGTCCACGCCGCCGTCCGATGCGGGTGAGCGGTGA